The sequence below is a genomic window from Gossypium hirsutum isolate 1008001.06 chromosome A11, Gossypium_hirsutum_v2.1, whole genome shotgun sequence.
TATCctaatcttattttatttatctcGGTTTAAAAACTTGTTAGAGCTTTTTACTTTGATTTGTTTCCTTAGTTATACTTTTAGCTTTCACAACTTTGATTGTTAATGTGTGGATGTGAGCTTAATATCATTTTATGCacgttaaattttcttttatttgtctactcatttttatactatttttattcattaaaagaGTTTGCTATCCATGCATATTGTCTCATATTTATAACTTCGCCTTTTACTCGGAATTGACTCGTTGAGATTTTAAACTTATTAATCCAAACTAACTATTCTATTctatttcaagtcaaattaatgcgttttaagctagttttataattatccatttaaaaattctttaaaacaaatgcgatgttcgatgtttggcaattcggggaatcgtgccctatcatgctgggttgcaatttcctttttgttcaaaataatcgaatattcctttagaatttcactcatgtctttaaaaattctttaaaacgaaggaaatgttcgatgtttggcaattcggggaatcgtgccctaccatgctgggttgcaatttcccgtttgtccaaaataatcaaatgtccctttagaatttcactcatgttttctaaattctaaaacaaggcaatgtaCAATGTCTAGAAAttagaggaatcgtgccctactgtgctgggtttcggtttttctcgttggactaaataattgggcatccttctgtgattttcaacatataaactttTGGAACTCGAAATTTATCGTGCTTTcgagggtataaaggatcgtatcatatcatgctggatgtgatgctatattcttctgaaacaagagaattttgattACCAACTTGAACCAttcaaatgttttcaaaggaatcacattttaaaaacatttttaaatcttagatataaggacattatttaatcaatttggtaccaattttaggcgtagtgagggtgctaatccttcctcatgcgtaaccgactcccgaacccgttttctcaaatttacgtAAGCCAAAATTGGTTTAAATGGAGTAACATATTTtattaaggtgatccaatcacaccgaaacaaaaagattggtggcgactccacatttccgttttcaaagtcgatcccctatttttcttgttttcaaaaaatggtttcgacagctaaCATCTGCCAACTACTGACAAATTCAAATTGATTTAAGCAATTCTCAAAATTCAGAGTCATTTTTCATTCTATACCTGAATAAAAGCACTATGATTGCAAACACCATCATCGACGATGAGTTTCCAACACCTAGAAACACAGAAAGAATGGTAGCGCAATGAGACAATGTTGGAACAAGGACAAGACTGACAACAACCATTTTCTCCAAAGGTTGATTATGAGAATGAATTTTCCCACCCTTTCCAGATAGAAAGAACAGTATATAGCTACCACCAATAACTGTAAGCAAAAGTGAAGCAAGTTTATACACTGTGTCTTCCCTATTTCTGGGCCTATCTGATAATGGAGAAAGGAAGCAATGGGTGGGAATGAAGGAATGAAGGAAAATGATGGATATGCCACCAATTGTTGATGGGTCTTTAGCGTTGAAACTCTCCATTTTTGCCTTTTTATTCAAAGTGGAAAGGAGATTGATTCTGTGTTACTTGAATTCAAAATAACTActtttctattctttcttcttctttttttaatttcattctatggAGAAAAACAGTGAAAGAATAAATTGGTTGGTGTCTGTTGAAGCattgaaaaacaacaaaaattataatatatataccaattttaTTGTAAAAGTTTTAGGGATTTCAATATTTGAGAAGGGATTAGGGATTTTAATGATAGGTtttaattttaaggttttttttataaattcttcgttttttaatttcgtatttacttcttttttttttgacagATTAGCATGTCACATAAGCTATTTCGTTGACCAGCGCTTGACTGGTGGTTAACTGACGTTTTCCGTTAAAGCCAAATTGACTTGTGAAAAAATCGTAATGTTGATGATatcaatacataaaaaaaaaagtcaagggCACAAAATTAAAAATCCCTAAATATCGAGGGTATTATATGGAATTATGCCAATAGAAAAAGGGCGTAGAAAGTAAAGCAACGTGGAGGTGGCCCTTGTGGAGTTAGTGTCAGTGACAGAACAAACAGATATTCTAAAAGGTTCCCTAACTCCAAGGCCAAAAATCTTTGCGGCAAAATTTGTAGAACCGAAAACAGTAAACCTAACAAGTATCATCGAACACAAAGAAGACAGAGCTACCCATGAAATTGTTTGATGCTCATTGCCACCTTCAAGATCCCAGAATTCTCAACAAAGCCCCCAAACTCATTTCCACTGCTTTGGATTCTGGTCTCCTTAATTTTGCTGTTAATGGTGTTTCTGAGGTCGCTCCTTTTACCTTGGATTTCTCAttcattttcctattttatttgtttttttataatgaTATTATGTTTGGGTTTTTCTTGAAAACTGTAGAAAGACTGGCATTTGGTCAAAGAAATGGGAGACAAGTATCCTTCTGTTATTCCATGCTTTGGAGTTCATCCTTGGTAAAATGGTTACTTTTAAAATGAATACTTAGATATAGTTTTTAGGCTCTTCTCTTTTACTGTTTTCATTTGTTGCAGGTATGTTCCTCACAGAAGTCCAAATTGGTTTACGACTCTCAAGGAATTCTTTGAAACCACTCCTTCTGCTGCTGTTGGAGAggtaaatttatttcttttaccaCTAATTCTACTTAATTTCTTAATATCTAACCAAGggtatttagttttattttagtttgtgcAGTCCATAGGTCTGATGTAGAGTTTTAACTTCAGTTTTCCAAATTTCAtggtaaaaaagaaaatattaaaacagaAGGTTTCAGGACTAGATTCTTACACTATTGTGCTTGGATTTATATTTGTTCATAGCTACCTCTTAAATAACAACATGCTTTTGCACATTTCAGATTGGTTTGGACAAAGGCTCAAAAGGAAGGGAGA
It includes:
- the LOC107956775 gene encoding uncharacterized protein, with protein sequence MESFNAKDPSTIGGISIIFLHSFIPTHCFLSPLSDRPRNREDTVYKLASLLLTVIGGSYILFFLSGKGGKIHSHNQPLEKMVVVSLVLVPTLSHCATILSVFLGVGNSSSMMVFAIIVLLFRYRMKNDSEF